GTTGATCGTATTGCCGTTATTCCTGTATAAAGTCTATCCGCCAGAAGTTAAAGAAACGTCTGGCGCGTCGGAGATGGCAGCAGGGAAGCTGCGAGAGATGGGACGCTTGAAGCCTGCCGAGATTAGCATGCTGTGTGTGTTTGTACTCGTACTTATTCTGTGGATTGCTGGCGATCATCTGCATATTGATGCTACCACTACAGCGCTGATCGGTTTGTCCGTGCTGTTAATTACGCGCGTACTCACATGGGATGATATTAAAAAGGAGCAGGGCGCATGGGATACGCTCGTCTGGTTCGCAGCGCTCGTCATGATGGCAGGGTATTTGAACGAGCTAGGCATGGTCGGTTGGTTCAGTGACAAGATTGGACATTCGGTCAGCGCTTTGCCATGGTCGCTGGCATTGATTATTCTGGCACTGGTATACTATTATAGTCATTACTTTTTTGCGAGTGCCACTGCACATATTAGTGCCATGTATAGTGCTTTTCTGGCGGTGATCTTAACGGTGGGCACGCCGCCGATGCTAGCGGTGCTCATTTTGGCATTTTTCAGCAATCTGTTCGGATCGACGACGCATTATGGAGCAGGAGCAGCACCGGTATTTTTCGGCTCCGGTTATGTGAGTCAGAACAAATGGTGGAGTCTTGGCTTTATGATCTCGATCCTTCATATTGTCATCTGGTTCGTTGTAGGGGGATTATGGTGGAAGCTGCTAGGATTGTGGTGAAAACAGACGGCATCCGCAGCTATACGTCTGTCTGTGAATAAAGTTATGGCAGCGTACTGTGCACATACAGTACGCTGCACATACAGCATGATGAAAGAGAGGATGATACTTGATGGAACAAACATTTAGAGCTTATATGCTGGAACAGAACGGTGAAGACGTACAAGGAAGGATTCGCGAGTTAACCGTAGATCAACTACCACCGGGTAATGTAACAATCAAAGTTCATTATTCGGATGTCAATTATAAAGACGGATTGGCAAGTACGGCGAATGGCAAAGTGGTGAATGACTATCCATTTATCCCCGGTATTGATTTGTCCGGCGAAGTGGTGGAGTCGGAGGACGAGCATTTTCAACCCGGCGATCTGGTCTTATGTACGGGCTATAAGCTGGGTGTCAGTCATTATGGTGGATATAGTGAATATGCACGCGTGCCAGGCGAGTGGCTGGTTCGTTTACCAGAAGGCTTGTCCTTAAAAGAAGTCATGATGATCGGAACAGCGGGCTTTACCGCAGGCATGTCGGTGGAGGCATTGATTCATGCTGGTATTCAGCCGCAGGATGGACCGATTCTCGTTACGGGTGCAACGGGCGGAGTAGGCACGATGGCAATCTCTATTCTGAGCCGTCTCGGTTATGAGGTGTATGCGTCGTCGGGCAAGCCAGAGCAAGCGCAATGGCTCCAAGATCTGGGTGCACGCGAAGTGATCGCTCGTGCCGATAGCGAGCAGCCAATCAAGGGTGCACTGGGCAAATCGCAATGGGCTGGTATTGTGGATGCAACTGGTGGTGCTGCGCTAGGCGAACGCTTGAAGACGGTCAAATATCGCGGGGCGGTAGCTGTTTCTGGCAATACGGCAGGCGCGAAGTTCGAGAGTAGTGTATTTCCATTTATTTTACGAGGGGTACAGCTGATCGGGATTGACTCAGTAGCCTGTCCATCTGAATTGCGCCAACGCATCTGGCAGCATCTAGGCAGTGATTGGAAGCCGGAAACCGCGCTGTCGATGGGTGTGACGGAATACAGTCTGGAGCAGATTCCGCAGGCATTGGAAACGATACTTGCTGGACGCGCAGTTGGACGCCAATTGATCGTTATTGCACCGTAATAGTTTGCGTCTGGTAATAGCGCAATTTATTTTGTACATGGAAAGCGTGTCTGCAACTAGGGCTTGCCCTATCTTCTGTGTAGCTTCCAGTCAAAAGAAAAGTGGCTAATCTCATACATGAATCCTAAAAAGGAATCTCAAAACAGTAGTTGCAAAAGCGTATCATCAAAAACGTATTCTTAAGAAAAAAACGTATGCCTGAGAAAGAAGGCATACGTTTTTTTGCGTTACTTTTTACGGATTTCCCGAATGACATGACCGATCTCCGGCAAAATAATCCGTTCCATCGCTAGCTTCACAGCGCCACGCGAACCCGGCATTGAGAAAATGGCAGTCGCGCCCATCGTACCTGCAATGGCACGACTCAGGATTGCCGCCGAACCGATATCCTCGGTAAAGCTCAAATAGCGGAAAATCTCACCAAAGCCGGGCAATTCCTTATTTAACAGACTTTGTACCGCTTCATACGTTACATCGCGAGGTGCAATACCTGTGCCGCCAGTCAGCAAAATCGCATCCACTTCCGTACGTTCGGCATAATCATGCAGTAGCTCTCGAATCTGATTGTAATCATCACGAACAATTTGATAATACACTACTTCATGACCGTGCTGACGCAGCAATGATTGAATCAGCTGCCCGCCGGTATCGGTTTCGGTGGTGCGGGTATCAGAGACGGTAAGCACCATACATTTCACAGTATCTGGTGCTTCTGCCCGATGTTCATCTACAGAACGCATACAATTCACTCCTTGCATTCACAGGCTTGAGTGCCTGACATGAATAATTTGAGATGATTTCAATATGAACGATTCCATCTTAACACAATCCCAGTTGATCGCAAAAAAACGCATAGGCTCACGATCCCTTCGATCTTCATACTGCATTAAGTGAAGAGCTGGATAACTATGATGTTGCTTATGCTACGTACATAAGCAAGTGTACATATAGGATTTGACGACCGAATGATTTATAATAGAGAGATGATTATACGCGCTATCTTCATGATGGCGGACAGAACGGAGAGATGAGAGATGACGGTACCGATTTATATTTTGTCCGGCTTTCTAGGCAGTGGCAAGACGACATTACTGCAACAGATGCTGGAAAATTGGAAGGCTGAAGGCAAGACGCCTGCGGTCGTTATGAACGAGATTGGCGATGTGAATCTGGATGGCATGATGCTGGGCGAGGATGTAGCGATGGCAGAGCTGTTAAGCGGCTGTATCTGCTG
The DNA window shown above is from Paenibacillus sp. JQZ6Y-1 and carries:
- a CDS encoding acrylyl-CoA reductase family protein, whose amino-acid sequence is MEQTFRAYMLEQNGEDVQGRIRELTVDQLPPGNVTIKVHYSDVNYKDGLASTANGKVVNDYPFIPGIDLSGEVVESEDEHFQPGDLVLCTGYKLGVSHYGGYSEYARVPGEWLVRLPEGLSLKEVMMIGTAGFTAGMSVEALIHAGIQPQDGPILVTGATGGVGTMAISILSRLGYEVYASSGKPEQAQWLQDLGAREVIARADSEQPIKGALGKSQWAGIVDATGGAALGERLKTVKYRGAVAVSGNTAGAKFESSVFPFILRGVQLIGIDSVACPSELRQRIWQHLGSDWKPETALSMGVTEYSLEQIPQALETILAGRAVGRQLIVIAP
- a CDS encoding MogA/MoaB family molybdenum cofactor biosynthesis protein, yielding MRSVDEHRAEAPDTVKCMVLTVSDTRTTETDTGGQLIQSLLRQHGHEVVYYQIVRDDYNQIRELLHDYAERTEVDAILLTGGTGIAPRDVTYEAVQSLLNKELPGFGEIFRYLSFTEDIGSAAILSRAIAGTMGATAIFSMPGSRGAVKLAMERIILPEIGHVIREIRKK